Proteins from a genomic interval of Lolium perenne isolate Kyuss_39 chromosome 1, Kyuss_2.0, whole genome shotgun sequence:
- the LOC127327847 gene encoding lysine-specific demethylase JMJ703-like produces the protein MRGFRSRVNTSELGSNADDIHHVSEILNAGLQGPLFMGTVDKCPGEVFINVSPTRYWNMVRERVNMEIRRQLSMGRPNFPTLQPPRSVDGLEMFGLLSPSSSSGNQDKG, from the exons ATGCGTG GGTTTAGGAGCCGAGTAAATACTTCAGAATTGGGATCCAATGCAGATGACATACACCATGTTTCTGAAATATTAAACGCGGGGTTGCAGGGGCCTCTGTTTATG GGTACTGTAGATAAGTGCCCAGGTGAAGTTTTTATCAACGTGTCTCCTACCAGGTACTGGAACATGGTCAGAGAGAGGGTAAACATGGAAATACGAAGGCAACTCAGTATGGGAAGGCCCAACTTTCCTACTCTGCAGCCCCCAAGATCAGTTGATGGTCTTGAAATGTTTGGGCTTTTATCACCCAGCAGTAGTTCGG GCAATCAGGACAAAGGATAG